The nucleotide sequence GTGGAGTATCTCGGACGCTACACGCATCGGGTGGCGATTTCCAATCAGCGGATTCTTCGCGCGGAAGACGGGAAAGTCACCTTCCGGTGGCGGGACTACCGGGATGGAAATCGGCAAAAAGAGATGACATTGACGGCTGAAGAGTTCATCCGCAGGTTCTTGATGCATGTCTTACCCAAGGGGTTTACGAGAATTCGGCACTACGGATTGCTCAGTCCCAGAAACCGAAAGACGAAGCTGAGCCTTTGCCGCAGGTTAACGAAGAGCAACTGCATGCCGGTTCCCAAACTGTCTGCGGTTGAACTGTTTATCCAGTTGACGGGCAAGGATTTCACAGTGTGTCCCCGTTGCGGGGTGGGTCATCTGACGCGGGCGGCTCCCATCCTCAAAACTGCATAGCGGTGGATGATCAGCCCGTGGAATGGGGAGGGGGAAAGTATGCGCACAGACGGAACAACAACGGTATCTGCGCCCATGCAATTCCAGGGTTTTGCCATGAAACCACTTGCAGGACATACTTTCGCGAGGAATGGCGAAGATTGATTCCCCATAGCAGCTAACGACCGCGGTTCAGTCCAAGCAAAATATGCGAAGTGGCGCTCAGTCTACAGACGAGCGCCACTTTTTACACCGACTTCGCATATTTCACTATTCATTATGGGGAGCTGCAGGTTATGTGAAGTACCGGGAGGTTTGTGGCGTTAAATCGTATCCTTGTGATGAAATGACTCTACATAACGCCTCACAATGGGGGATGGAGCTGTGGCTCTTAAACCCTCATGAAGGAGGCCATTTTCATGTTGGAGCATCTCACTATTGCTGAGCTCGTGGAACAAGTTTTGGCGGATTTAAAGCGATTGGCGTATGCTCAAAATACGCAGCTCGCCTACCGCCGCTTCTACAATCGCGTGCTCCACTATGCGAAATTGCAAGGCGTTGAACATTACTCGGAAGCATTTGGCCAGAAATTTTTTGAGGCAACTTACGGGTGTCAATGGACCGAATTGCCGCAACCGATTCCAAAGAAGTTTCGTCCCCCAGTTCGCTTTCTCGCTTCTCTCACGGATGTACAACTTCACGGCACCGTAGTTCGGCGACGACCAAAAAATCGCCCATACGAGGCGCCACCTGCTTTTGGCAAAGCTTTGGACGCATTTACTGTCGAATGTCAACGACGTGGCTACTCTCCGTATGGTCAACGGACTCGGATGGGCCGGATACGTCTGTTTCTCGCATTTCTTGCGTCTGAAAATGTCACACCTGACACCCTAACCGCACGACATGTATCTCGCTACGTCACTACCCTGATGAACTACAACCCAAAAACAGTGTTGGCCATACTTACCAATCTACGAACGTTTTTACGGTTTCTCCATGATGCCGGTTTTCACGCCCAGGATCTAAGCGGTGCCGTACCACGCGTTCGTGCAGGTCGGTATGAACGTCTGCCGAGTGTGTGGCCAGCCGATACGGTGCAGCGACTTCTCAATGCCGTTGATCGGGGGAATCCGACTGGTAAGCGTGATTATGCCATTTTGTTACTCGCTGCTCGGCTCGGTATGCGGGTGGGGGATATCAAGGCGTTGACGCTATCGGCCCTACATTGGGAGTCGAAAACCATTACCTGGGTGCAACAAAAAACAGGGCGCGCAATCGAATACCCACTTTTAGACGACGTCGGTTGGGCGATCATCGACTATTTAAAGTATGGCCGGCCCGCGACAACGAGTCCGGTCCTTTTCGTGCGCCATTATGCCCCTTTCGAACCTTTTGGCTCACATGCAAATTTGCATCATATCATCACCCGCTATGTCCGGCGTGCAGGTATTTCAGTACCCGCCGGGCATCATGGCATGCATGCCCTTCGACACACACTCGCCAGCACGTTGTTAGAGCGTGAGACACCTCTTCCCGTTATCGCGGAGATCCTGGGCCATCTCAGCACCCAGTCTACCCAAGTGTATCTGGCAGTGAATCGAGAAGGACTGGAACGTTGTGCTCTAGATCCCGAGGAGGTATTCGCTTATGGCGACGAATGACGGATTTATGAGCGTACTGGGTCCCATTCTCGAGGCTCTAATTGCTGAAAAGCGCAGTGTTGGCTATCACTATGACAAAGAGGTCCGTGATTTTGCGCGGTTTGATCGTTTCTGTTCGGCCGTTGGTCACCAAAGTCTATCGCTGCCGCGCGAACTCGTGGAGCAGTGGACTGCCAAACAAATTCATGAGACCGAAACCAATCGTCAGCACCGAATTTCGCGTATGCGAGTATTAGGGGGCTATATGCAACGCTGTGGATACCCCGCTTGGGTGTATCCCCGACAGACGGCTGCCCAAACGTCTTTGCGATACGCACCTTATATTTTCTCTCGCTCGGAATTGGCAGCCTTGTTTCGTGCAATCGATACGTGCCCACCGGAACGTCATTCTCCCTATCGTCATGTGGTATTTCCTTTGCTATTTCGACTCCTTTACAGCAGCGGCTTGAGGATCGGAGAAGCGTTAGCCTTACGTGGTGGCGATGTTAACCTGCAAACAGGAACCCTCCACATCCGGGTGGCGAAGCTGGACAAGGAACGACGGATTCCCGTCCATCCCGCACTGGTTCAACGCATGGAGCGATATGTGAAAGTGCTGGGTATTACGCCGACTCTGGAA is from Kyrpidia tusciae DSM 2912 and encodes:
- a CDS encoding site-specific integrase, coding for MLEHLTIAELVEQVLADLKRLAYAQNTQLAYRRFYNRVLHYAKLQGVEHYSEAFGQKFFEATYGCQWTELPQPIPKKFRPPVRFLASLTDVQLHGTVVRRRPKNRPYEAPPAFGKALDAFTVECQRRGYSPYGQRTRMGRIRLFLAFLASENVTPDTLTARHVSRYVTTLMNYNPKTVLAILTNLRTFLRFLHDAGFHAQDLSGAVPRVRAGRYERLPSVWPADTVQRLLNAVDRGNPTGKRDYAILLLAARLGMRVGDIKALTLSALHWESKTITWVQQKTGRAIEYPLLDDVGWAIIDYLKYGRPATTSPVLFVRHYAPFEPFGSHANLHHIITRYVRRAGISVPAGHHGMHALRHTLASTLLERETPLPVIAEILGHLSTQSTQVYLAVNREGLERCALDPEEVFAYGDE
- a CDS encoding tyrosine-type recombinase/integrase produces the protein MATNDGFMSVLGPILEALIAEKRSVGYHYDKEVRDFARFDRFCSAVGHQSLSLPRELVEQWTAKQIHETETNRQHRISRMRVLGGYMQRCGYPAWVYPRQTAAQTSLRYAPYIFSRSELAALFRAIDTCPPERHSPYRHVVFPLLFRLLYSSGLRIGEALALRGGDVNLQTGTLHIRVAKLDKERRIPVHPALVQRMERYVKVLGITPTLEAPLFPGPSGQSYCESTIYDAFRRFLWEANISHGGRGRGPRLHDLRHTFAVHCLRKWVLEGVDLTVALPYLSAYMGHTSLKSTQMYLRLTAEVYPTVVAAVERRYASIIPTGGERG